Proteins encoded by one window of Candidatus Mesenet endosymbiont of Phosphuga atrata:
- the icd gene encoding isocitrate dehydrogenase produces MSVPITVAYGDGIGPEIMEAVLSILKEAKADVSIESIELGERLYEKEWKTGISDSSWESIERTKILLKSPTTTPQGKGHKSLNVALRKRLGLYANIRPCISYHPVIETKFSHFNIVVVRENEEDVYAGVEHRLTEDSYQCTKIITKSASQRICNYAFEYALKNNRKKVTCLIKDNIMKMTDGIFHEAFREVAKNYEAIQADHYLVDIGMAKVATNPEAFDIIVTENLYGDILSDIVAQISGSIGLAGSANIGDEYAMFEAVHGSAPDIAAKNIANPSGLLNAAVQMLVHIGQVEIAQLVSNAWLKTLEDGIHTADLYKKGKSSKKIGTTEFAQSVIDNLGQKPKFLPEFLASKNIQTNRKVFHLEESTKQSIRELVGADISIRWDNSANFDKLTDLFSKGSSRINLTTIYSKGLIVWPQSSKFVGDQITCRFHASQNDDINELLVTLEKEGLDVVKLEKLYYFDDKPGFFS; encoded by the coding sequence ATGTAAGTATAGAAAGTATAGAACTTGGTGAGCGTCTTTATGAAAAGGAATGGAAAACTGGTATCTCTGATAGTAGTTGGGAGTCCATTGAAAGGACAAAAATACTTTTAAAATCTCCAACTACAACACCGCAGGGAAAAGGTCATAAAAGCTTAAATGTTGCCTTAAGAAAAAGATTAGGGTTATATGCAAATATTAGACCGTGTATATCATATCATCCTGTCATAGAAACAAAATTTAGTCACTTCAACATAGTAGTGGTGCGAGAGAATGAAGAAGATGTATATGCAGGAGTAGAACACAGATTGACTGAAGATTCTTATCAATGCACAAAAATCATCACAAAATCTGCATCGCAGAGAATATGTAATTATGCTTTTGAATATGCACTAAAGAACAATAGAAAAAAAGTTACTTGCTTAATAAAAGATAATATCATGAAAATGACAGATGGTATTTTTCATGAAGCCTTCAGAGAAGTTGCTAAAAATTATGAAGCAATACAAGCTGATCATTATCTTGTTGATATTGGAATGGCAAAAGTTGCAACTAATCCAGAAGCTTTTGATATCATTGTAACTGAAAATTTATATGGTGATATACTATCAGACATTGTTGCTCAAATTTCTGGCTCTATAGGGCTTGCAGGTAGCGCAAATATAGGAGATGAGTACGCAATGTTTGAAGCAGTGCATGGGTCTGCTCCTGATATTGCTGCAAAAAATATAGCAAACCCTTCAGGGCTTTTAAATGCTGCTGTACAAATGCTTGTTCATATAGGGCAAGTTGAGATAGCTCAATTAGTCTCTAATGCATGGCTTAAAACGCTTGAGGATGGCATCCATACTGCTGATCTCTATAAAAAGGGAAAAAGCAGCAAAAAAATTGGTACCACTGAATTTGCACAATCTGTGATTGATAATTTGGGACAAAAGCCAAAATTTTTACCTGAGTTTTTAGCAAGTAAAAATATTCAAACCAATAGGAAAGTATTTCATTTAGAAGAAAGTACAAAACAGAGTATTAGGGAATTGGTAGGTGCTGATATATCAATTAGGTGGGATAATTCTGCTAATTTTGATAAGTTAACTGATCTTTTTTCCAAAGGATCAAGTAGGATAAATCTTACTACTATATATTCTAAGGGATTAATTGTATGGCCACAGTCTAGCAAGTTTGTTGGTGATCAAATAACTTGTAGGTTTCATGCAAGCCAGAATGATGATATTAATGAATTATTGGTTACTCTTGAAAAAGAAGGTTTGGATGTTGTAAAATTAGAAAAACTTTATTACTTTGATGATAAACCAGGGTTTTTCTCTTAA